The following is a genomic window from Caproiciproducens sp. CPB-2.
GCCGATTACCCGGGAAAATCAGAATCAAAATAAAAACGCCAAAAAACAGTCCATCAAAAACAACGACGTTTAAGGGGGAAGAATCTTGGCAAAAGCAGGGATGAGACGGCCGGATCCGAAGGAACCGCACGGAACGGAAAGCAACCATAAGACGCATATCCCGAAAAATGATGTTCAGCCCGTTCCGGAGCTTCAGGGAAAAGCAAAGCACACCAAAGAGAAAGCCCCGCCCATGTAGCGGGAATCCAATATGTAGACCGGGCGAGGTTTGGGCCTCGCCCTAACAGGGTATATATCCATGCACAAGGCACGTTTTTATAAAGATGATAAATGCCCCGCCGCTAATATCTTCTCCGCGCTCAGCAGAGATATGACTGTTAATATTTGTTTATCAGGCTCTGCACATAATCGTGCATTTCCTGCTTGGACTGGATCGCGTGCGTCTGCTGGACAATGTTCTCCTGCCTCTGTTGAGGAAGAGCCGAAAAATACTCCATTGCCTGCACGTTTTGGGCGAGCGCCATGCCAAAACCCAGCGGAAGCTCCACCGTTATCACCTCCCGGATTAGTGTTCGCCCGGCGCGTCAAATCATTCAGTCGATTTTTACGTTATAGCAGTTAAAAATTTATTTATTAAAAATTCTTAATAGGCGGGATAGGCGGGAAAAGCAAGAAAAAGATAGATCCGTTTCCATGAAAACTTCCTAAAATTATGATATACTGAATAAAAGATCGATGGAATCATCAATGCCGACAGGAGGATGAAACAATGGAAAGAACCTGTATTCTTTTGAAGCCGGACGCGTTGAAACGGCGGCTGGCGGGCAGAATTATTGCAAGAATTGAAGACAAGGGATACATAATTGCGGACGCCAGAATGCTGCAGCTGGACGAGGCTGTTTTGCGGGAGCACTATTCCCATCTTGCGGACCAGTCTTTTTTCCCCGACATCGTCAAATACATGGTATCCGGCCCGGTGCTCGCCATGATTGTGGAGGGGGAAAACGCTGTTGAGGGAACGCGCAAGATCATCGGCGCCACCCGCTTTGAGGACGCGGCCGCCGGAACCATCCGCGGCGATTATGCGTTCAGCACCCGGCAGAACCTGATTCACGGCTCGGATTCGGCGGAAAGCGCGGAGATTGAAATCGGACGGTTTTTTGCCCGGCGGTGAACGGCCGACGGTCCGTCCATCCTGTTTTTCCATGAGAAAACCAGGCGATAAAAAGGCGGCGGAGAATTCTCCGCCGCCTCAGGTCATCGATAAAGTCGCGCAACCGCAAAATTGTAAAACAATTTTGCTTACTGCGTTAGCCACGCTTGCAAATTTCGGTCACATACAGAGAGTATGCTCCCTCATTGTCGGCGCTTGCCGCCTTGTCTTGCGCGATTTCTCGACGCCTGACAAATTCTTCGATACTCTCAGGCGGCGGAGAATTCTCCGCCGCCTCGTTTTCCTAATATTACGCCACGGTCACGACGCACTGGCGGACCGGCTGCTGGCCGGGCAGGGTGGAATAAACGCCGGTGCATCCGGCGCTCAGGCCGCTGATTTTATAATAGTAGCTCGAACCGACCTTCTGCTGAAGGACTGGTTTGAGCACGCTGCCGTTCCCCGTAGTGAATACCGGAGCGGCGCTGGTGCCGCTGGGGGTAAATTTGAACTGATAAGTCGCGCCCCGCTTGATCGTGAACGGATAGGTCGTGTCGGAAATCACTCCGGATGCCCTGCCGTTGGCGGTGAAGGAGGTGGAAAGGTCCCCCAGGGTGGTGGTAATGGTAGCGGAACCCTGGTTCACATTTGTGATCCGATAAAGATAACCGCCCGTTGTTTTCTGGTAAAACGCCACGGAAACCGCCGAAGGGTTGGATGAAACCGCCTTCGGCATGACGGATGAGGTGGTGGTTATTTTATAGATATAAGAGCTGTTGGTGCCGAAAGAATACGGCGCTGTGGTATCTGATCTGAAAGTGGTTGTAGAGGGCGTCTGGGAAGGATCCTGCACCGGATTGGTGGGCTGGCTGGAAGAGGAGTAATCCACATAGGAGTAGTCCTGGTCGACCGCACCGCTGATCCCGGGAACAGTCGCGGAACCGTACTGCCATACGGTATACGGATTGCTGTACCGGGCAACGTCTACGCCCCAGTGCGCCACCCATTTGTCGTAGGGGTCCAGAACGGAACTGGAGAGGTTGGAGTTAAAGATGCTGGGAGAACTGTAAATACCGGCCTTGTAGCCCGCGCTTTCGATCGCGGAGCAGAAGGTCTGGGCGATACTGGAAA
Proteins encoded in this region:
- a CDS encoding GH25 family lysozyme — encoded protein: MKRKLVSLVLALAMIASLCTTAAYATDTSTVTSAAMTLDSTKLALRVGESASLTASVMGCIMSDAVLTSSDPGVATVVGNTVTGAGLGKAVITATTSDGQTATCNVHVVLKGIDVSAWQGGINWSSVKSSGVDFAIIRTGYGSEQWDKQTDAYFNANYDGATANGIKVGVYHFSYATTVAAAAEEARMCLSILNGRKLDYPVFYDIEDSTQRVLSRELLSSIAQTFCSAIESAGYKAGIYSSPSIFNSNLSSSVLDPYDKWVAHWGVDVARYSNPYTVWQYGSATVPGISGAVDQDYSYVDYSSSSQPTNPVQDPSQTPSTTTFRSDTTAPYSFGTNSSYIYKITTTSSVMPKAVSSNPSAVSVAFYQKTTGGYLYRITNVNQGSATITTTLGDLSTSFTANGRASGVISDTTYPFTIKRGATYQFKFTPSGTSAAPVFTTGNGSVLKPVLQQKVGSSYYYKISGLSAGCTGVYSTLPGQQPVRQCVVTVA
- the ndk gene encoding nucleoside-diphosphate kinase, with translation MERTCILLKPDALKRRLAGRIIARIEDKGYIIADARMLQLDEAVLREHYSHLADQSFFPDIVKYMVSGPVLAMIVEGENAVEGTRKIIGATRFEDAAAGTIRGDYAFSTRQNLIHGSDSAESAEIEIGRFFARR